TCCCGCAACCTTTGGTTTGCAAACGGACACGCTGCCCGGAGAGGCCGTCGAGGTGACCGGCCGGCAGGTGCATACAGGCGACAGCACCCTGAAGGCTTATGTGTTGCAATACCATCCGAGCGCCGCTTTCATAAAAGCGTGGGCGGAATATACGGCGTACATGGCGCCCTGGGGATATTTTTTTTATAAGGAAAATAACAAATACGGCATAGGGGCTGCGTACGAACGGAACAAGGCCGAATGGCAACGGGTCCAGGACAGCATTTTTGCCGGGCATCCCCTCGACAATGGCGAAGCGCTTGTCGCGCCCAGTTACCAGGCGCTCGTGGAAAATTTCCTGTTGCGCACCAAGGAACGTCTTTGGGAGGAAGCCCGCAATCACCCCGTTTCATTTTACCGGGAATGGTACGACACCACCGAGGAAGCGGGTGCAAAAATGTACCAGTCGGACCTTCAAAACCGCCTCAAGGAAAAGATCATCCTTCGTTATTTTAAAGACCCGGGGGTCGTGGAATATGCATACGCCCTCCTGATGGAGGAGGCCTTGGCGGAAAGCAATCCGAACAACCTGATTTCCATCTGGCAACGGTTCAAGGAACGTTTCCCCCACAGCACCTACCTGCCCTGGTTCGAACAACCGATACAGGCTGTGATGGAACGGCAACGCCGGGAACTGACCCCCCAAATGGTCTTTGCCCCCGATAGCGGGGCCCACCTGCATACGTGGGAAGACCTTTTGGCGCTGGTCAAGGGCAAGACCGTTTTGTTGGATATGTGGGGTACCTGGTGCAACCCCTGCCGGGAACAATTGGAGCAGAATACCCAGGCGCTTCACGACCACTTCAAGGGCAAGGGCCTTGACTTTGTATACGTCGCCAACTATGACGAAGCACACAAGGAACAATGGGTAAAGCTCATTGCGTATTTCGACCTGGAGGGTACCCATGTCCTGGCGGGCCGGGACCTAAGCAAGGACATCATGAACAAAGTAAAGGGCACCGGCTTTCCCACGTATGTCATCATCAAAAAGGACGGCACCTTTGCCTTGTCCAAGGCTGGCTACCCTATGGATAGGAACGTGCTGGTCCGGCAGTTGGAGGAGGCGTTGGACGATTAGATATGGATCTGGAGGTTGTAATAGAAAAATAGGAGTGCAAAAAAACAGGAATAAGCACCAATGCGGAACCAATATAAAAGTTCAGGTTTAGTACTTCCTTATTTCCAAAAATCAGAATGGCAAAGGTCATTCCATATATTGGCTCCAGGTTGCTGTTAAGGGTTACTGTGAATGGGGTAATCTTTTTCATGATGTCCAACAAAACAATGTAGGCAACCGAAGTACACAGCAGGGACATCATCAGTAGATAAAAGACATCAGAAAACGTGACCAAAGCAAGGTCGATGGCTCTATGGGCAAAAAACCTGATGTACAACGGGAAAATGACCATACTGGTCAGGCAGGCTCCTGTCATTTCAAAAAAAGTGACCACAGATCCATCATATTTTGAAAGGGTGGTCCCGTTGATGACGGTAAATACAGCTGCAAAAATAGCGGACAACAATGCGCTCAATAATCCTCCCCAATATAGTGACTCGGAGTGAAAAATGACATAAATCCCGAGTACGACCATAAGCCCCAATACAATTTCATAAGTTCTTATTTTCCTTTTGGCAATGATGGGTTCAATAAGGCTAACCCAAAATGACGTCGTGGCAACGCCAATAAGCGAAATGGATAAGGTCGATAAACGCCCCGCCAAAAAAAAGAAAAGCCAATGTAAGCAAATAAGGGCGCCGTTTAGCAAGGCCTTTGTGACGATTTTTTTATCCAGCCTGACGTTTTTCTTTTTGTATATCAGCCAAAGGCCAATGCTACATGATGCCAGTAGGGACCGGTAGAAAACAATTTCTTCGCTATGAATCGATATTGATTTAGCTAGAATTGCGGTAAAACCCCACATTATTATTATTAAATGCAAATAAATATACCGGCTCAATCTTGTAGCGCAAATTTGGTTTGAAGCATTCCTTGATTCGACAAGTCCTTAATGGAGGGTATAAAGTAATCCATGTTTAACTGGAAAGTCTGTACTTCCTGTTCTGATTTATTGGGCAGGATGGTTACCTTGTCATGTTTTGCTATTTCTTTGTTGAAAAGATCTATGTTTTCGAAAAAGCCGCTATCGGCGTTGCACCCGTGAAGAATCAAGGAAAGCAATCGGGAACAGTACATTAGCATTACCTCATTCTTTACATACGAATTAATCCCATCCTGCCTGTCGTCATTGGATACCTGGCAGGTCTTAACCCCTTTGAAAGAAGTATAGACATTCCAAAGCGTTTCAACACCATAGTTGGTCGCCCAGGGAATGGCCATCAGCGTCTCTTTATTCATGTATCTTTCCCCTGCAAGCGGATGAATAATCAATTTTAACCTGTGTAATGCCTCCTTTACATTTACTGAACCCTCCAGTGCATTTAGTACCCCATGAATAACCTCGTTTCTTCTTCTTGGCGTGGCGATTAACGCATGCTTTATGCCGTCGCCATTTTCTATGCCATAAGCCAGTTTATTCAGCGGGTCATATTCATCAATTTCTTCCAGATCGGAATCTAAAAAGAACAAGTGGTCACATTCGTCATACAAAGCCAGAGAACCCATTAACATGGACCAACCTTTACCATAATTATACGCCGTAATAGGGTGACTGGTTCGAAATTTATCAAAATTTAAAAGACTGTTGCTTAGAAAGGATAAAGAGGCATGGGAAATATTGCCGTCTTTGGCAATCATGTCGCTGTCTAAAGTTTTATTAACGATCAATATGTGGCCGTTCGGGCATGCTTTCTGGGCGTATTTGGCTACTTTCCACAATGTTTCTTTTTCAACCCCCACAGTGGGTATAATGACGCCGATACCCGATGTTTTTAGCAGAGACGATTGGAATGCGGGCGGTTTTATATAAAGGAAAACGTCTTTGCCCTCCGTATCAATTCTTCTTTTTATTAAGGATTTTGACGTCGAATCTGTTCTGTATTCGTCAGACAACTCGTCACTCCACTGGCCGGCTTCTACATTGGGGAGGTCGTGCTCCCGTTTTTTGATAATATCCTGCGCTGTTTGTTTTAACAACTCCAGGTTTGATGGACTTTGATCAACCAGGAAATCCGCTATATTATCCAGGAGATAGTCTATTTTCTCATTGCTCATCGTGGATTGGGCCAATGAAATGGTACCAAACCTGATTCCCCATCTATCCGTATTGGGGATTGGATTGGCATTTATTCGAATACCCATATTATAAAAATCGGCAACTAGCTGTTTCGAATTTGGAATATCGATTAAGACAATATGGGAGTCTGTGCCATTTGTTACGACTTTTATTCCTTTCTGCTGCAACTTGCCGGCAAATCGTTTTGCCAAAAAAACGATTTGCCGGGCTATCTTTTTAAAGTCATCGGTTTGAGCGAATTCCGCGGCCAACGCCTTCGCCATAAGTTGTGGCAATTGCATGGCGCCCTCAACACCGGGAAAAACAGAGGACAACAATTTCTTACTCAAGTGTTCTTTTGCCATTAAGACGCCTCCCCTGGGCCCTAAAAATGTCTTTTGTGTTCCAAAAGTGACAATATCGGATGCCCCCAGGTTATTGGTCATGGCTCCGCCGGCAATAAGTCCCGCCGTATGGGATATGTCTGCCATGTGATATGCGCCATAAGCGTGTGCGATCCTGGCAATTGCTGAATGTTCGACAGTTCTTGGACAAGAGGACCCGCCCGATATAACCAATTTGGGCTTAACCCGGCCAATCATTTCTTCGAGCGCTGCCAGGTCAACCGTGCCATCATCCTCTGTTCCATAATGTGTTACTTCAAAAAATCTGCCCAAAAATGATTTTGGATGGCCATGGCTAAGGTGCCCGCCCTGACTCAACCCCAGGGATACAACTTTATCTCCCGTAGCGAGGAGCCCTAAAAAAACGGAAATATTTGCATGGGTGGCTGTTAACGGCCGAACATCGACAAATGGAAGACCAAATAGTTCGCCATACAACTTTTGGGCATATTCTTCCAGGTCATCCAAGGCGCCAGGGATGGGAAAATACCTGTTTCTAACACTTCCTTCTACGGTAAGCTCGTGTGAATTGGAGGCAAAGCTTTTCTTAATATATGGATACTCAATACAGGAGGAGGCATTCAAAGATATGGTATCCCTTATTTCTTTTTCCAGGGAAACAATGCACCGTTGCGCAAAGGTGTTTTTCGATGGCATGACCTTGGGTTTGGTGCACCTAAAGTATATATTATATTTAGTTTTCCAAACAATCGAATCTAAATTAAAAGTGAATAAAAGTTAGAAATCCTACGTTGCCTTAAATGATTTTTCCCGAATTCATAACTTTTTTCGTTTTTTAGGACCGTACTTTATCTTTAAGTGTTACTGTAGGATTTAATTCAGCTATGCGATCCTTGCTTTTGCCCAGATTAATACTGAATATTTTCTCATCCCATATTTTCAGAACGTCATTGTCTTCTTTTTTCCCGGTCAATTTCCCTCCCTGAGGTCCGTCTCCTTCCCCTCCGGAACTGATTTTTGTGTAGTCTACAAGGCTTTGGGCCGCTGCCGAGAACGCAAATTCAACTAAAACGTCGTCTGAATTGCTGTCTTTGGATTTCAAAAAGTAATGCAAGGCTTGACCCAAAGACCCCCCATGTCCCTTGAGTATATCTTTAACGTTATGACTCGCCTCATAGGTAGCCCAATCTGCTTTCTTCATGGTACGATAAATGCGCAGGGTTTTGTTTTTCCCGGTACGTGCCTGGGGCGCCTCGTCTGCCTTTTCCCAGAATTGTCCATCCGTTTGGTCCGTTCCTACCAGGTCCTCCACTCCCAGCAGCCTCAGCTTAATATCCTGTACCAGTTGACGGGTAAGGTCTTTGTCGCCGGCGAAGGTCTTAGTGTTATTATATTTCACTAACATTGCTCCTATGTCGGTTTTCAGCTTATTATTCAAATAAGTGTTTTTAGCCCTTGTTGTTTTGCCTTTTGTGCCTCCAGCAAAAATCGTATCCATTTGGGCCCATTGCGCGATGTAGGGTTTGACTTCCGCATACTGCGCATTGATCAGCGCAGCATCATTATGTTCTTTTGAAACGGTACCTATCGTTATCGTCCTCTGAACCACCGGTTTCATGGGGCGAACGGCAGATTTTATACCGCCTTGCTTTTGGGTAACAGCATTTGCTGCGGCCTCGCGTCTGTTTTCTTGTTGGAAATAGTTCGTTTTCATACCGGCTAAAGCCGGCAATATAGACAAAAATAGAAGCCGCTCCCCCCCGTCTTTCTACCTGATTGTGGTCGTTTATGAACTTGTCATGAAAAATCGTAAGGATAACTTTCTTATCTTAGGCGGAATCCATTTTATCACTAACCAAAAATTTTTATGAAAAAGATCGAATTGAGCCAACCGAAACTCCAATTGAAAAGGGAAAAGATCGCCCAGCTCAACAATGCTACCGCTGCGGCTTCGCAAGTGGAACCCACGACGACGGTTCTGCTGAGCATCCAGCACAAGTGTCCGTTTCCCCGCTAAGAGAGCATAATAAAACACCTTAAAACGACGGTAAGAGGTGTCACCGCAAAAGGGCTGGGGCGACCCGGCCTTTTTTTTGCGCCGCCGCGGCTGGCGCCGCACGCCATGGCCGGCGGCGCCGGCCGCCGCCTAAAACTTCCTCCGCGTCAGGTTAAACCCCACGCGAAACAGGCACCCGCTCACATACACATTCTTCCCCGTACAGATGCTGGTCAGCCCCCGCTGGTAAGAAATATCGATGTTGAGGTTGGCGAGATAAAAACAAAAGCCCCCGATGAACCCCGCGTAGGACTTTGTCAGCGCTGGATCGGTGTCCACGGCCTCTGTCCCGTTGAGGCTGTGGAAACCCTTGGCCAGGTAGCAGATTTGCGGACCGGCATACACAAAAATCGCGTTGGTATAAGGGATCCCCCCGGGATTGTAGTGCCCCGGCGTGGTCGTGGTGGTGGTGATGACATGGTAGTAATACCCATGATCGTATACGTAGGTATAGGAGTTGCTCGAACCGGCCGTATAACTGGGTGAGGTTACCTTGTTTTTAAACGAGATACAATACTCGAACAACACCGGCACGTTGATATAATTCAGGGTCAGGGACTCCTGCCCGTTCCCA
This sequence is a window from Dinghuibacter silviterrae. Protein-coding genes within it:
- a CDS encoding TlpA family protein disulfide reductase, whose amino-acid sequence is MLRITSLLSCLLMFSLLRAQEMPRPVTIRVSLTPTTATSCDLSMTGWTIQSDYSKEGHKTIPLDAHGSGSLSFQLDKPRFVRLTYGDSDSNQIHVYTFFLSPGDSLLFKADQSQWPVNIQVSGRGAEDNQPMAGTLYAYPATFGLQTDTLPGEAVEVTGRQVHTGDSTLKAYVLQYHPSAAFIKAWAEYTAYMAPWGYFFYKENNKYGIGAAYERNKAEWQRVQDSIFAGHPLDNGEALVAPSYQALVENFLLRTKERLWEEARNHPVSFYREWYDTTEEAGAKMYQSDLQNRLKEKIILRYFKDPGVVEYAYALLMEEALAESNPNNLISIWQRFKERFPHSTYLPWFEQPIQAVMERQRRELTPQMVFAPDSGAHLHTWEDLLALVKGKTVLLDMWGTWCNPCREQLEQNTQALHDHFKGKGLDFVYVANYDEAHKEQWVKLIAYFDLEGTHVLAGRDLSKDIMNKVKGTGFPTYVIIKKDGTFALSKAGYPMDRNVLVRQLEEALDD
- a CDS encoding DMT family transporter; amino-acid sequence: MSRYIYLHLIIIMWGFTAILAKSISIHSEEIVFYRSLLASCSIGLWLIYKKKNVRLDKKIVTKALLNGALICLHWLFFFLAGRLSTLSISLIGVATTSFWVSLIEPIIAKRKIRTYEIVLGLMVVLGIYVIFHSESLYWGGLLSALLSAIFAAVFTVINGTTLSKYDGSVVTFFEMTGACLTSMVIFPLYIRFFAHRAIDLALVTFSDVFYLLMMSLLCTSVAYIVLLDIMKKITPFTVTLNSNLEPIYGMTFAILIFGNKEVLNLNFYIGSALVLIPVFLHSYFSITTSRSISNRPTPPPTAGPARSYP
- a CDS encoding aminotransferase class I/II-fold pyridoxal phosphate-dependent enzyme — its product is MPSKNTFAQRCIVSLEKEIRDTISLNASSCIEYPYIKKSFASNSHELTVEGSVRNRYFPIPGALDDLEEYAQKLYGELFGLPFVDVRPLTATHANISVFLGLLATGDKVVSLGLSQGGHLSHGHPKSFLGRFFEVTHYGTEDDGTVDLAALEEMIGRVKPKLVISGGSSCPRTVEHSAIARIAHAYGAYHMADISHTAGLIAGGAMTNNLGASDIVTFGTQKTFLGPRGGVLMAKEHLSKKLLSSVFPGVEGAMQLPQLMAKALAAEFAQTDDFKKIARQIVFLAKRFAGKLQQKGIKVVTNGTDSHIVLIDIPNSKQLVADFYNMGIRINANPIPNTDRWGIRFGTISLAQSTMSNEKIDYLLDNIADFLVDQSPSNLELLKQTAQDIIKKREHDLPNVEAGQWSDELSDEYRTDSTSKSLIKRRIDTEGKDVFLYIKPPAFQSSLLKTSGIGVIIPTVGVEKETLWKVAKYAQKACPNGHILIVNKTLDSDMIAKDGNISHASLSFLSNSLLNFDKFRTSHPITAYNYGKGWSMLMGSLALYDECDHLFFLDSDLEEIDEYDPLNKLAYGIENGDGIKHALIATPRRRNEVIHGVLNALEGSVNVKEALHRLKLIIHPLAGERYMNKETLMAIPWATNYGVETLWNVYTSFKGVKTCQVSNDDRQDGINSYVKNEVMLMYCSRLLSLILHGCNADSGFFENIDLFNKEIAKHDKVTILPNKSEQEVQTFQLNMDYFIPSIKDLSNQGMLQTKFALQD
- a CDS encoding class I lanthipeptide, which produces MKKIELSQPKLQLKREKIAQLNNATAAASQVEPTTTVLLSIQHKCPFPR